From Pseudomonas sp. FP2335, the proteins below share one genomic window:
- a CDS encoding DUF3995 domain-containing protein, whose protein sequence is MSFVIARWIVAIFTGISMVHLYWAAGGKLGFQAAIPELPGEFASGPRPAFIPSALMTFLVAMGLVAIALLVCLRAGLYFSAVSHGALQWGISAIALVMFARAIGDSELVGFFKKVGGSRFARLDTYVYSPLCLVLGLGLLVVAWG, encoded by the coding sequence ATGAGCTTTGTCATTGCACGATGGATCGTCGCTATTTTCACGGGTATCAGTATGGTGCACCTGTACTGGGCGGCGGGTGGCAAACTCGGGTTCCAGGCCGCCATTCCCGAGCTGCCCGGCGAATTCGCCAGCGGGCCGCGACCGGCTTTCATACCGTCGGCACTGATGACATTCCTCGTAGCGATGGGCCTGGTGGCGATTGCCTTGCTCGTGTGCCTGCGCGCCGGTTTGTACTTTTCCGCGGTGTCCCATGGCGCGTTGCAATGGGGCATCAGTGCGATAGCGCTGGTCATGTTTGCCCGGGCGATTGGGGACTCGGAGCTGGTGGGTTTTTTCAAAAAGGTCGGCGGGTCGCGGTTTGCCAGGTTGGATACCTATGTTTATTCGCCGTTGTGTCTGGTGTTGGGGCTGGGGTTGTTGGTCGTTGCGTGGGGGTGA
- a CDS encoding sugar ABC transporter ATP-binding protein has product MLAQATLSQPPGIQPVELEEPYLLEISNISKGFPGVVALADVQLRVRPGTVLALMGENGAGKSTLMKIIAGIYQPDAGEIRLRGKPIVFETPLAAQKAGIAMIHQELNLMPHMSIAENIWIGREQLNGLHMVNHREMHRCTAELLARLRINLDPEEHVGNLSIAERQMVEIAKAVSYDSDILIMDEPTSAITDKEVAHLFSIIADLKAQGKGIVYITHKMNEVFAIADEVAVFRDGHYIGLQRADSMNSDSLISMMVGRELSQLFPVRETPIGELLMSVRELSLDGVFKDVSFDLHAGEILGIAGLMGSGRTNVAETIFGITPSSSGQITLDGKAVRITDPHMAIEKGFALLTEDRKLSGLFPCLSVLENMEMAVLPHYSGNGFIQQKALRALCEDMCKKLRVKTPSLEQCIDTLSGGNQQKALLARWLMTNPRLLILDEPTRGIDVGAKAEIYRLISFLASEGMAVIMISSELPEVLGMSDRVMVMHEGELMGTLDRSEATQEKVMQLASGMTVVH; this is encoded by the coding sequence ATGCTTGCTCAAGCCACTCTCTCGCAGCCTCCCGGTATCCAGCCAGTAGAACTGGAAGAACCCTACCTGTTGGAAATCAGCAATATCAGCAAAGGCTTTCCCGGCGTCGTGGCCCTGGCCGATGTGCAACTGCGAGTGCGCCCGGGTACGGTGCTGGCGCTGATGGGCGAGAACGGTGCGGGCAAGTCGACGCTGATGAAAATCATCGCCGGCATCTACCAGCCCGACGCCGGGGAAATCCGCCTGCGCGGCAAGCCGATTGTGTTTGAAACCCCACTGGCGGCACAAAAGGCCGGGATCGCGATGATCCACCAGGAGCTCAACCTGATGCCGCACATGAGCATCGCCGAGAACATCTGGATCGGCCGCGAGCAGCTCAACGGCCTGCACATGGTCAACCACCGCGAAATGCACCGCTGCACCGCCGAGTTGCTGGCACGCCTGCGCATCAACCTGGACCCGGAAGAACACGTCGGCAACCTGAGTATCGCCGAGCGGCAGATGGTCGAGATTGCCAAGGCGGTGTCCTACGACTCCGACATCCTGATCATGGATGAACCGACTTCGGCCATTACCGACAAGGAAGTGGCCCACCTGTTTTCGATCATTGCCGACCTCAAGGCCCAGGGCAAAGGCATCGTCTACATCACGCACAAAATGAACGAAGTGTTTGCCATCGCCGACGAAGTGGCCGTGTTTCGCGACGGCCATTACATCGGCCTGCAACGCGCCGACAGCATGAACAGCGACAGCCTGATCTCGATGATGGTCGGCCGTGAGCTGAGCCAGTTGTTCCCGGTGCGCGAGACGCCCATCGGTGAGCTGCTGATGTCGGTGCGCGAGCTGAGCCTGGATGGCGTGTTCAAGGACGTTTCGTTCGACCTGCATGCCGGGGAAATCCTCGGCATCGCCGGGCTGATGGGCTCGGGCCGCACCAATGTGGCCGAAACCATTTTTGGCATCACCCCCAGCAGCAGCGGCCAGATCACCCTCGACGGCAAGGCGGTGCGCATTACCGACCCGCACATGGCGATCGAGAAGGGCTTTGCGCTGTTGACCGAGGACCGCAAGCTCAGCGGCCTGTTCCCGTGCCTGTCGGTGCTGGAGAACATGGAGATGGCCGTGCTGCCGCACTATAGCGGCAACGGTTTTATCCAGCAGAAAGCCCTGCGTGCGCTGTGCGAAGACATGTGCAAGAAGCTGCGGGTGAAAACCCCGTCCCTTGAACAGTGCATCGACACCTTGTCCGGTGGCAACCAGCAAAAAGCCTTGCTCGCGCGCTGGTTGATGACCAATCCACGCTTGCTGATCCTCGATGAGCCGACCCGTGGCATCGATGTGGGCGCCAAGGCCGAGATCTACCGTTTGATTTCCTTCCTCGCCAGCGAAGGCATGGCGGTGATCATGATCTCCTCGGAGCTGCCCGAAGTGCTGGGCATGAGCGACCGGGTGATGGTGATGCACGAGGGCGAACTGATGGGCACCCTGGATCGGTCCGAGGCGACCCAGGAAAAAGTCATGCAGCTGGCTTCCGGTATGACCGTAGTCCACTGA
- a CDS encoding DUF2946 domain-containing protein, with protein sequence MKFARTDRSLIAWMLYCCVLFNVFACSIGHGQMVGMQLNGIGGQFCTVDPRTQAPTPANSTDESLPTLSKAFGCPLCSSGGMGPALNSSLNVAVLPQPHAPPPAVVLAADIPARFTWPTAHPRAPPAVA encoded by the coding sequence ATGAAATTCGCCCGCACCGACCGCTCGCTCATTGCCTGGATGCTCTATTGCTGCGTCCTGTTCAATGTGTTCGCCTGCAGTATCGGTCACGGGCAGATGGTCGGGATGCAACTCAACGGCATCGGCGGCCAGTTCTGCACGGTAGACCCGCGCACCCAGGCGCCCACGCCTGCCAACTCCACGGATGAGAGCCTGCCGACGCTGTCCAAGGCGTTCGGTTGCCCGCTGTGTTCCAGTGGAGGCATGGGCCCGGCGCTCAATTCCAGCCTGAATGTGGCGGTGTTGCCACAACCCCACGCGCCACCACCGGCCGTGGTACTCGCCGCTGACATCCCTGCCCGCTTTACCTGGCCCACGGCGCATCCCCGCGCGCCGCCCGCTGTTGCCTGA
- a CDS encoding ABC transporter permease, which produces MNAITDNKPATVPTKTRRRMPTELSIFLVLIGIGLVFELFGWIVRDQSFLMNSQRLVLMILQVSIIGLLAIGVTQVIITTGIDLSSGSVLALSAMIAASLAQTSDFSRAVFPSLTDLPVWIPVAMGLGVGLLAGAINGSIIAVTGIPPFIATLGMMVSARGLARYYTEGQPVSMLSDSYTAIGHGAMPVIIFLVVAVIFHIALRYTKYGKYTYAIGGNMQAARTSGINVKRHLVIVYSIAGLLAGLAGVVASARAATGQAGMGMSYELDAIAAAVIGGTSLAGGVGRITGTVIGALILGVMASGFTFVGVDAYIQDIIKGLIIVVAVVIDQYRNKRKLKR; this is translated from the coding sequence ATGAACGCAATAACGGATAACAAACCGGCCACTGTGCCGACCAAGACACGCCGGCGCATGCCGACCGAGCTGAGCATCTTCCTGGTGCTGATCGGTATCGGCCTGGTGTTTGAACTGTTCGGCTGGATCGTGCGTGACCAGAGCTTCCTGATGAACTCCCAGCGCCTGGTGCTGATGATCCTGCAAGTGTCGATCATTGGCCTGCTGGCGATTGGTGTGACCCAGGTGATCATTACCACGGGTATCGATCTGTCATCCGGTTCGGTGTTGGCGCTGTCGGCGATGATCGCCGCCAGTTTGGCGCAAACTTCAGACTTTTCGCGGGCAGTGTTTCCAAGTCTCACGGATTTGCCGGTGTGGATCCCGGTGGCAATGGGGCTGGGCGTAGGGCTGCTGGCGGGGGCGATCAACGGCAGCATCATCGCCGTGACCGGTATCCCGCCGTTCATTGCCACCCTGGGCATGATGGTGTCGGCCCGTGGGCTGGCGCGCTACTACACCGAAGGCCAGCCGGTGAGCATGCTCTCGGACTCGTACACGGCCATCGGCCATGGTGCGATGCCGGTGATCATCTTCCTGGTGGTTGCGGTGATCTTCCATATTGCCCTGCGTTACACCAAGTACGGCAAGTACACCTACGCCATCGGCGGCAACATGCAGGCGGCGCGGACCTCGGGGATCAACGTCAAGCGGCATCTGGTCATCGTCTACAGCATCGCCGGCCTGCTGGCGGGCCTGGCCGGTGTGGTTGCCTCGGCACGTGCGGCCACGGGGCAGGCCGGGATGGGCATGTCCTATGAACTGGACGCGATTGCCGCCGCCGTGATCGGCGGCACCAGCCTGGCGGGCGGGGTAGGGCGCATTACCGGCACGGTGATCGGCGCGCTGATCCTGGGCGTGATGGCCAGCGGGTTTACTTTTGTCGGTGTGGATGCGTACATCCAGGACATCATCAAGGGGCTGATCATCGTGGTGGCGGTGGTGATCGACCAATACCGCAACAAGCGCAAGCTCAAACGCTGA
- a CDS encoding methyl-accepting chemotaxis protein, which translates to MIGTEQVTSQLSRQALGAASQAHQRSTEGREVLAQSITRMHQLSDRANASRELIEALSQRSEEIQRVTLVIQSIASQTNLLALNAAIEAARAGEHGRGFAVVADEVRGLAGRTATATDEVGVMVADIQQRTAQVVEQIRQLSTDLNTGVEQVEHAGEQLSSIASLASDVEGQVNEIAQGTDTNRAQLDSLFHAVEQMRSDLTVSDQQTRQLADAAVQMEGQAEIISERLAEVGLDDYHQRVYDLAREGASRIAAQFEADVEQNRISLDDLFDRSYTLIPNTHPSKYHTRFDGYTDQVLPGIQEALLPRHEGLVFAIACTPQGYVPTHNKAFSQALTGDAQVDAVQNRTKRKFDDRTGIRCGSHQQAVLLQTYTRDTGELMHDLSVPIMVKGRHWGGLRLGYRPEGV; encoded by the coding sequence ATGATCGGCACGGAGCAGGTCACCTCACAGCTCAGCCGTCAGGCGCTCGGTGCAGCCAGCCAGGCCCATCAACGCAGCACCGAAGGGCGTGAGGTGTTGGCGCAGTCGATCACGCGCATGCATCAGCTCAGCGACCGGGCCAACGCCAGTCGCGAGTTGATCGAAGCGTTGAGCCAGCGCAGCGAGGAAATCCAGCGAGTGACGTTGGTGATTCAGTCCATCGCCAGCCAGACCAACCTGTTGGCCTTGAACGCGGCCATTGAAGCCGCGCGTGCCGGCGAGCACGGGCGCGGGTTTGCCGTGGTTGCCGATGAAGTGCGCGGGCTGGCCGGGCGGACCGCCACCGCGACCGATGAGGTCGGGGTGATGGTCGCCGATATTCAACAACGCACCGCCCAGGTGGTGGAGCAGATTCGCCAACTGTCGACCGACCTCAATACGGGTGTGGAGCAGGTCGAGCATGCCGGTGAACAGCTGTCGAGCATCGCCAGCCTGGCGTCGGATGTGGAAGGGCAGGTCAATGAGATCGCCCAGGGCACCGACACCAACCGTGCCCAGTTGGACAGCCTGTTCCATGCCGTGGAACAAATGCGCAGCGACCTGACCGTGAGTGACCAGCAAACCCGTCAGCTGGCCGACGCCGCCGTACAGATGGAAGGCCAGGCCGAAATCATCAGTGAGCGCTTGGCCGAGGTCGGGCTGGATGACTATCACCAGCGCGTCTACGACCTGGCCCGTGAAGGCGCCAGCCGCATTGCCGCGCAGTTCGAGGCCGATGTGGAGCAAAACCGCATCAGCCTGGATGACCTGTTCGACCGTAGTTACACGCTGATCCCGAATACCCATCCGAGTAAGTACCACACGCGGTTTGACGGTTATACCGATCAGGTGTTGCCGGGGATTCAGGAGGCGTTGTTGCCGCGTCACGAGGGGTTGGTCTTCGCTATTGCCTGCACTCCCCAGGGCTATGTGCCGACGCACAACAAGGCGTTTTCCCAGGCCTTGACCGGGGATGCCCAGGTGGATGCGGTGCAGAACCGCACCAAGCGCAAGTTTGACGACCGCACCGGGATTCGCTGTGGCAGCCACCAGCAAGCGGTGCTGCTACAGACGTATACCCGCGATACCGGCGAATTGATGCATGACTTGTCAGTGCCGATCATGGTCAAGGGCCGGCACTGGGGTGGGTTGCGGCTGGGCTACAGGCCGGAAGGCGTGTAG
- a CDS encoding ABC transporter substrate-binding protein translates to MKGLRSLLAVSLATLGLSVAALPVSAAQAPIHFADLNWESGSLITEVLRVIVEKGYDLPTDTLPGTTITLETALAKNDIQVIGEEWAGRSPVWIKAEAEGKVVGLGDTVKGATEGWWVPEYVVKGDAAKGLKPLAPDLKRVQDLARYKDVFKDPESPGKGRFLNSPIGWTSEVVNAQKLKAYGLSDSYVNFRSGSGAALDAEIASSIRRGKPVLFYYWSPTPLMGRYKLIQLEEPPFDAEAWKTLTDADNPEPKPTRSLASKLSIGVSTPFQKEHPQIAAFFSKVEFPIGPLNQALAKMSENHTPPRDVAQAFLKEHPEVWKAWLTEEVAQKVEASLK, encoded by the coding sequence ATGAAAGGATTGAGATCGCTGTTGGCCGTGTCGCTGGCGACACTGGGCCTGTCAGTTGCAGCATTGCCGGTGTCGGCGGCCCAGGCGCCGATTCATTTCGCCGACCTGAACTGGGAGAGCGGCAGCCTGATCACTGAAGTACTTCGGGTTATCGTCGAGAAGGGCTATGACTTGCCTACCGACACCTTGCCCGGCACCACCATTACCCTGGAAACCGCACTGGCCAAGAACGACATCCAGGTGATCGGCGAAGAGTGGGCCGGTCGCAGCCCGGTGTGGATCAAGGCCGAGGCCGAAGGCAAGGTGGTGGGCCTGGGTGATACGGTCAAGGGCGCCACCGAAGGCTGGTGGGTGCCGGAATACGTGGTCAAGGGCGACGCCGCCAAAGGCCTCAAGCCCCTGGCACCGGACCTCAAGCGCGTGCAGGACCTGGCGCGCTACAAGGACGTGTTCAAGGACCCGGAGTCTCCCGGCAAGGGGCGCTTCCTAAACAGCCCGATCGGCTGGACGTCCGAGGTGGTCAACGCACAGAAGCTCAAGGCCTACGGGCTCAGCGACAGCTACGTGAACTTCCGCAGTGGCTCAGGCGCGGCGCTGGACGCCGAGATTGCTTCGTCGATCCGCCGGGGCAAGCCGGTGCTGTTCTACTACTGGTCGCCGACGCCGTTGATGGGGCGCTACAAGTTGATCCAGTTGGAAGAACCGCCATTTGATGCCGAGGCATGGAAGACGCTGACGGATGCGGACAATCCCGAGCCGAAACCGACACGGTCGTTGGCGTCCAAGCTGAGTATTGGCGTGTCGACGCCGTTCCAGAAAGAGCATCCGCAGATTGCCGCGTTTTTCTCCAAGGTCGAGTTTCCCATCGGGCCACTCAATCAGGCGCTGGCAAAAATGAGCGAAAACCACACGCCTCCACGGGACGTGGCCCAGGCGTTCCTCAAGGAGCACCCTGAGGTGTGGAAGGCGTGGTTGACCGAAGAGGTGGCGCAGAAGGTCGAGGCAAGCCTGAAGTAA
- a CDS encoding TonB-dependent siderophore receptor, whose product MKHLPLLAGLFGCLPFCAWAVELAPTTVTGEPSADPGLTLDQSSGMASRLGLSVRETPASVAIAKRNDIERHGAKTFRDAANTLPGVNASAPPGFGGFVSYRGFTSSQITQMFNGINVATGLARPVDAWIYDRVELVGGPSSLINGAGSVGGSLNYVTKLAGREEQAAQGQLSYGSYDTAGMALGLNHALTEPGSEVQHYARLDVSRNTNHSYIDRDKRDAWSMAFSLLSDLTPDLSHTLAVEYQDEHEDSPYWGTPVLNPKAGELKIDKHNRFNNYNVADGRYEQRTVWLRSIIDYRLNDSTTLKNTLYHLDSQRDYRNLETYQYNADNSAVNRSTAYQVRHQGEQQGNQFELRHDASVFGLSTTWSGGFEYKLNSTTNSPLRAAGNSAVDPNNFDPGHFYAIPGTRPGFNKDKTNEVTTKALFVENRLGLTDKLSLLTGLRYDAINLDVTNHGTLTATSPRHFKRSWEPLTGRVGLTYQFIPSANVYVQYSTAAEQPSTTTQVFDVSTGKQWEVGSKFDYLDGRGAATVAAYRIERKDFAVTDPLDPTNSIPVGAQSSKGIELASSMRITPRLLAEGNFAWVDAEYDEFNEKLASGAVVSRKGNTPTNVPKRVGNLWLTYDIAEDWQGGVDARYVAEVYADNANTQTVPAYTLFGTFLRYKVDQHTSVTARVRNLTNEVYAEFAHVSPAYYLGSPRTFELAVNTQF is encoded by the coding sequence ATGAAACATTTACCCCTGTTGGCGGGCCTGTTCGGCTGCCTGCCCTTCTGCGCCTGGGCCGTCGAGCTGGCACCGACCACTGTCACTGGCGAACCAAGCGCCGACCCCGGCCTGACCCTGGATCAATCCAGCGGCATGGCCTCGCGGCTCGGGCTGAGCGTCCGGGAAACTCCAGCATCGGTGGCCATCGCCAAGCGCAACGACATCGAACGCCACGGTGCCAAGACGTTCCGCGATGCGGCCAACACCCTGCCCGGCGTCAATGCCAGTGCACCGCCGGGGTTTGGCGGGTTTGTCTCTTATCGTGGATTTACCAGCAGCCAGATCACCCAGATGTTCAACGGCATCAACGTCGCCACCGGCCTGGCACGTCCGGTGGATGCCTGGATCTATGACCGCGTAGAACTGGTCGGCGGCCCCTCCTCGCTGATCAATGGCGCCGGCTCCGTGGGCGGCTCGCTCAATTACGTGACCAAGCTCGCCGGCCGTGAAGAACAGGCCGCGCAAGGCCAACTCAGCTACGGCAGCTACGACACCGCTGGCATGGCCCTGGGCCTCAACCACGCCCTGACCGAGCCAGGCAGTGAGGTGCAGCACTACGCGCGCCTGGATGTAAGCCGCAACACCAACCACAGCTACATCGACCGTGATAAACGGGACGCCTGGAGCATGGCGTTTTCCCTGCTCAGTGACCTCACGCCGGACCTGTCCCACACCCTGGCGGTGGAATACCAGGACGAACATGAGGACAGTCCCTACTGGGGCACTCCGGTGCTCAACCCCAAGGCCGGCGAGTTGAAGATCGACAAGCACAACCGCTTCAACAACTACAACGTCGCCGACGGACGTTACGAGCAACGCACGGTGTGGCTGCGCTCGATCATCGACTACCGGCTCAACGACAGCACCACGCTGAAAAACACCCTTTATCACCTCGACAGCCAGCGCGATTACCGCAACCTGGAGACCTATCAGTACAACGCCGATAACAGCGCGGTAAACCGCTCGACCGCCTATCAGGTGCGCCATCAGGGCGAGCAGCAGGGCAACCAGTTCGAGTTGCGCCACGACGCCAGCGTCTTCGGCCTTTCCACCACCTGGTCTGGCGGTTTCGAGTACAAGCTCAACAGCACCACCAACAGCCCGCTGCGCGCGGCGGGCAACAGTGCGGTCGACCCGAACAACTTCGATCCCGGGCATTTTTATGCCATCCCCGGCACCAGGCCCGGCTTCAACAAGGACAAGACCAACGAGGTCACCACCAAGGCGCTGTTCGTGGAAAACCGCCTGGGCCTCACCGACAAATTGTCGCTGCTCACCGGCCTGCGTTATGACGCCATCAACCTGGACGTGACCAACCACGGCACGCTGACTGCCACCAGTCCACGGCATTTCAAGCGCAGCTGGGAGCCGCTCACCGGGCGCGTCGGCCTGACCTACCAGTTCATCCCGTCAGCGAATGTGTACGTGCAATACAGCACCGCCGCCGAGCAGCCAAGCACCACGACCCAGGTGTTCGATGTGTCGACCGGCAAGCAATGGGAAGTGGGCAGCAAGTTCGACTATCTGGATGGACGTGGCGCGGCCACCGTTGCCGCCTACAGGATCGAACGCAAGGACTTCGCCGTCACCGACCCGCTGGACCCGACCAACAGCATCCCGGTGGGTGCGCAGTCGTCCAAAGGCATTGAGTTGGCCAGTTCAATGCGCATCACTCCACGGCTGCTCGCCGAAGGCAATTTCGCCTGGGTGGACGCCGAATACGACGAGTTCAACGAGAAGCTCGCCAGCGGTGCTGTGGTGTCACGCAAGGGCAATACGCCGACCAACGTCCCCAAGCGCGTGGGCAACCTGTGGCTGACCTACGATATTGCCGAGGACTGGCAAGGGGGTGTGGACGCGCGGTATGTCGCCGAGGTTTATGCGGATAACGCCAACACCCAGACAGTGCCAGCCTACACGTTGTTCGGCACGTTCCTGCGCTACAAGGTGGATCAGCACACCTCGGTGACGGCGCGGGTGCGCAACCTGACGAATGAGGTGTATGCCGAGTTTGCCCATGTGTCACCGGCGTATTACCTGGGGTCGCCAAGGACCTTCGAACTGGCCGTAAACACTCAGTTCTGA
- a CDS encoding TraR/DksA C4-type zinc finger protein, with protein sequence MTKEKLLAMPADDYMNAEQHAFFEQLLQDMKVEHHERIEQNRIAIESLDTPADPADAASVEEERTWLVNAIDRDQRMLPQLERALERIKEDSFGWCDDSGEPIGLKRLLISPTTKYCIEAQERHEQIDKHQRQA encoded by the coding sequence ATGACAAAGGAAAAGTTGCTGGCCATGCCGGCGGATGACTACATGAATGCCGAACAGCACGCTTTTTTTGAGCAATTGCTGCAAGACATGAAAGTGGAACACCACGAGCGCATTGAACAGAACCGTATCGCCATTGAAAGCCTGGACACCCCGGCCGATCCGGCTGACGCCGCTTCGGTCGAAGAAGAACGTACCTGGCTGGTGAACGCCATCGACCGCGACCAGCGCATGCTGCCGCAACTCGAACGCGCGTTGGAACGCATCAAGGAAGACTCCTTTGGCTGGTGTGACGACAGCGGCGAGCCTATCGGCCTCAAGCGCCTGCTGATCAGCCCGACCACCAAGTACTGCATCGAAGCGCAAGAGCGCCACGAGCAGATTGACAAGCACCAGCGCCAAGCCTGA
- a CDS encoding TonB-dependent siderophore receptor, whose amino-acid sequence MSLARPLHPLALSVAMAFAAMPLLNTPSAFAADSRSSVRSFSIPASDLSQALNNLAEQAGLVLAFDAGLTRGKRSAALSGQYDTEVALTRLLAGSGLQALKIANDRYRLEALPDNSGAVELQATTISGGYQAQSPVGPVAGYVATRSLSGTKTDTAVIETPQSISIVTKDQMRAQNAESLNQILRYGAAVVPESRGATASRLDQLTIRGFSPATYLDGLRMPSSRDASPQKDAFDLERVEVLRGPASVLYGQGTPSGVINMVSKRPLDTPFHEVGVEYGTFNKKRTTFDLSGPIDDQGVYSYRVAGLFDDADGQVEHTETRRQSLSTAFTWRPDDATSLTLLGHFQKDPKGASYGSVPAWGSVLRSPTGRKIDVDFYDGEKDFEKSDREYYSIGYAFEHHFNDVWTVRQNARYLRSEGRYRSLYSNNLLSDYRTMQRATIASDVNLDAYTLDNQAQARFDTGPLQHTLLMGVDYQNTSTDTLQGSTRVGAGPTQDIFDPVYGRPVATPAYTTDGTSRSEQTGVYLQEQMKWDNWVLLLGGRYDWASTDSTTKTLSSGAKSQSSLDSKAFTGRIGLVYLFDNGLAPYASYSESFSPQSGTGYGGSVFKPTEGKQYEVGIKYQPPGSNSFITAAIFDLRQTNVLTTDPDPTHLCGSGRCQSQDGEVQSRGFELEGKASLNDNLDISAAYAYLDNRISQSNNTVQYTPVTDIGVGPALPAKGTSTYGVPRHTASAWADYTFRDGHLKGFGVGAGARYVGSSWGDTANTLKVPGYTLFDAAVHYDIPNLANLKDNLRLALNATNLANKEYVASCYSYSWCWYGSQRTVQASATYQW is encoded by the coding sequence ATGTCGCTTGCTCGTCCCTTGCACCCACTGGCCCTGTCAGTGGCGATGGCTTTTGCCGCTATGCCGCTGCTGAATACCCCGTCCGCCTTTGCCGCAGACAGCCGCAGCAGCGTGCGCAGCTTCTCGATTCCCGCCAGTGATTTGAGCCAGGCGCTCAACAACTTGGCCGAGCAGGCAGGCCTGGTGCTGGCGTTCGATGCGGGCTTGACCCGTGGTAAACGCAGCGCTGCGTTGAGCGGGCAGTACGACACTGAGGTGGCGCTGACCCGATTGCTCGCTGGCAGCGGCTTGCAGGCGCTGAAGATCGCCAATGACCGCTATCGCCTGGAGGCCCTCCCCGATAACAGCGGGGCGGTGGAGTTGCAGGCCACCACGATCAGCGGCGGCTATCAGGCCCAGAGCCCCGTGGGGCCGGTGGCGGGTTATGTGGCCACCCGCAGCCTGTCAGGCACCAAGACCGACACCGCCGTGATCGAAACCCCGCAGTCGATCTCCATCGTCACCAAAGACCAGATGCGCGCGCAAAACGCCGAGAGCCTCAACCAGATCCTGCGCTACGGCGCCGCGGTGGTCCCGGAGAGCCGTGGCGCTACGGCTTCGCGGCTGGACCAGTTGACGATCCGGGGTTTCTCGCCGGCCACCTACCTCGACGGCTTGCGCATGCCCTCCAGCCGTGACGCTTCGCCGCAAAAGGACGCCTTCGACCTGGAGCGCGTGGAAGTGCTGCGCGGCCCGGCGTCGGTGCTGTACGGGCAGGGCACACCCAGCGGGGTGATCAACATGGTCAGCAAGCGCCCGCTCGACACGCCGTTTCATGAGGTCGGCGTGGAATATGGCACCTTCAACAAGAAGCGCACCACCTTCGATCTGAGCGGCCCGATTGATGATCAGGGCGTGTATTCCTACCGTGTGGCCGGGCTTTTCGACGACGCCGACGGGCAGGTGGAACACACCGAAACGCGTCGCCAGTCGCTGTCGACGGCCTTTACCTGGCGCCCGGACGACGCCACCTCGCTGACCCTGCTGGGGCACTTCCAGAAGGACCCCAAGGGCGCGTCCTACGGCTCGGTGCCCGCCTGGGGCTCGGTGTTGCGCAGCCCCACCGGGCGCAAGATCGATGTGGATTTCTATGACGGCGAAAAAGACTTCGAGAAAAGCGATCGCGAGTACTACTCCATCGGCTACGCCTTCGAACATCACTTCAACGATGTGTGGACCGTGCGCCAGAACGCCCGTTACCTGCGCAGCGAGGGCCGCTACCGTAGTCTCTACAGCAACAACCTGCTGAGCGATTACCGCACCATGCAGCGCGCCACCATCGCCAGTGACGTCAACCTGGACGCCTACACCCTCGACAACCAGGCCCAGGCCAGATTCGACACTGGCCCGCTGCAACACACCTTGTTGATGGGCGTCGATTACCAGAACACCAGCACCGACACCCTGCAAGGCTCGACCCGTGTCGGTGCCGGGCCGACCCAGGATATTTTCGACCCGGTGTATGGCCGTCCGGTCGCGACCCCGGCGTACACCACCGACGGTACCTCCCGCAGCGAGCAGACCGGCGTTTATCTGCAAGAGCAGATGAAGTGGGACAACTGGGTGCTGCTGCTGGGCGGCCGCTATGACTGGGCCAGTACCGACAGCACTACCAAAACCCTGAGCAGCGGCGCCAAGAGCCAGTCGTCCCTGGACAGCAAGGCGTTCACCGGCCGCATTGGCCTGGTCTACCTGTTCGACAACGGCCTGGCACCCTATGCCAGTTATTCGGAGTCCTTCAGCCCGCAGTCGGGTACCGGCTACGGCGGTTCGGTGTTCAAACCGACCGAGGGCAAGCAGTATGAAGTCGGGATCAAATACCAGCCGCCGGGCAGCAACAGCTTTATCACCGCCGCGATCTTCGACCTGCGCCAGACCAATGTACTGACCACCGACCCGGACCCCACGCACCTGTGTGGCAGTGGCCGCTGCCAGAGCCAGGACGGCGAAGTGCAATCCCGTGGCTTTGAGCTGGAAGGCAAGGCCAGCCTCAACGATAACCTGGACATCAGCGCGGCATATGCCTACCTGGATAACCGCATCAGCCAGTCCAACAACACCGTGCAATACACGCCTGTCACCGACATCGGTGTAGGCCCGGCCCTACCGGCCAAAGGCACCAGCACCTACGGTGTGCCACGCCATACCGCGTCGGCGTGGGCGGATTACACCTTCCGCGACGGCCACCTCAAGGGCTTCGGCGTCGGGGCCGGGGCGCGTTATGTCGGCTCGTCCTGGGGCGACACGGCCAACACCCTGAAAGTCCCGGGCTACACCTTGTTCGACGCGGCGGTGCACTACGACATCCCGAACCTCGCCAACCTCAAGGACAACCTGCGCCTGGCGCTCAACGCCACCAACCTGGCGAATAAGGAGTACGTCGCCTCGTGCTATTCCTACTCGTGGTGCTGGTATGGCTCACAGCGCACGGTACAGGCGAGTGCGACTTATCAGTGGTGA